Proteins from a single region of Oreochromis niloticus isolate F11D_XX linkage group LG7, O_niloticus_UMD_NMBU, whole genome shotgun sequence:
- the kitlga gene encoding kit ligand a isoform X2 encodes MKKSKSWIHVCVHFLLFITLGVHSDRLNINPVTDDIAKLSTLRQNIPKDYLIPLEYIPKEEAGMCWMKLNIFYLEESLERLSEKFGNVSSNKENISIFIQILQEQRVHMQDLNDIMLDFECHYREERFDTNQYFDFIEDLLRAVENKEDAHDCDVPPCPTSPLTEESPTPTSNAPLCPNDCKTSQQQRLLPEVVERSLLSLLFIPLLAIVFLLVWKVRSRRNQDGVQQNPAEEGLTGTEGTAPPLDTEISEKNMLNVIEIV; translated from the exons AGTTGGATACACGTCTGTGTCCATTTCCTGCTGTTCATTACGCTTGGGGTGCATTCAGATAGACTTAACATCAACCCAGTGACCGATGACATCGCTAAACTCTCCACTTTG aGACAAAATATTCCTAAAGATTACCTAATTCCTCTAGAGTACATTCCTAAAGAAGAG GCTGGGATGTGTTGGATGAAATTAAATATCTTCTACTTGGAGGAAAGCTTAGAACGGTTATCAGAAAAGTTTGGAAACGTTTCATCCAATAAAGAGAACATTAGCATATTCATCCAGATACTCCAAGAACAACGGGTCCATATGCAGGATCTG AATGACATCATGCTTGATTTTGAGTGCCACTATAGGGAAGAGAGGTTTGACACCAACCAATACTTTGACTTCATCGAAGATTTACTCAGAGCTGTAGAGAATAAAGAAGATGCACATGACTGTGATGTTCCTCCCTGTCCCACCTCACCATTAACAGA AGAGTCCCCCACTCCCACCAGTAATGCCCCACTGTGTCCAAATGACTGCAAAACAA GTCAGCAACAAAGACTCCTGCCTGAGGTGGTGGAGAGAAGCCTTCTCTCCTTACTCTTCATTCCACTTTTAGCCATCGTGTTCTTGCTCGTATGGAAG GTCAGATCACGGAGGAACCAGGACGGTGTTCAACAGAATCCTGCAGAAGAAGGACTCACAGGAACAGAAGGGACTGCACCTCCACTAGATACTGAAATATCAGAAAA GAACATGCTGAACGTCATTGAAATAGTGTAA
- the kitlga gene encoding kit ligand a isoform X1, translating into MKKSKSWIHVCVHFLLFITLGVHSDRLNINPVTDDIAKLSTLRQNIPKDYLIPLEYIPKEEAGMCWMKLNIFYLEESLERLSEKFGNVSSNKENISIFIQILQEQRVHMQDLNDIMLDFECHYREERFDTNQYFDFIEDLLRAVENKEDAHDCDVPPCPTSPLTEKYSEESPTPTSNAPLCPNDCKTSQQQRLLPEVVERSLLSLLFIPLLAIVFLLVWKVRSRRNQDGVQQNPAEEGLTGTEGTAPPLDTEISEKNMLNVIEIV; encoded by the exons AGTTGGATACACGTCTGTGTCCATTTCCTGCTGTTCATTACGCTTGGGGTGCATTCAGATAGACTTAACATCAACCCAGTGACCGATGACATCGCTAAACTCTCCACTTTG aGACAAAATATTCCTAAAGATTACCTAATTCCTCTAGAGTACATTCCTAAAGAAGAG GCTGGGATGTGTTGGATGAAATTAAATATCTTCTACTTGGAGGAAAGCTTAGAACGGTTATCAGAAAAGTTTGGAAACGTTTCATCCAATAAAGAGAACATTAGCATATTCATCCAGATACTCCAAGAACAACGGGTCCATATGCAGGATCTG AATGACATCATGCTTGATTTTGAGTGCCACTATAGGGAAGAGAGGTTTGACACCAACCAATACTTTGACTTCATCGAAGATTTACTCAGAGCTGTAGAGAATAAAGAAGATGCACATGACTGTGATGTTCCTCCCTGTCCCACCTCACCATTAACAGAAAAGTATTCAGAAG AGTCCCCCACTCCCACCAGTAATGCCCCACTGTGTCCAAATGACTGCAAAACAA GTCAGCAACAAAGACTCCTGCCTGAGGTGGTGGAGAGAAGCCTTCTCTCCTTACTCTTCATTCCACTTTTAGCCATCGTGTTCTTGCTCGTATGGAAG GTCAGATCACGGAGGAACCAGGACGGTGTTCAACAGAATCCTGCAGAAGAAGGACTCACAGGAACAGAAGGGACTGCACCTCCACTAGATACTGAAATATCAGAAAA GAACATGCTGAACGTCATTGAAATAGTGTAA